In the genome of Amblyraja radiata isolate CabotCenter1 chromosome 48, sAmbRad1.1.pri, whole genome shotgun sequence, one region contains:
- the LOC116968951 gene encoding NACHT, LRR and PYD domains-containing protein 3-like, giving the protein MADGADQGGDPVALTMRTNDAPPISSMMEFLERCDDSQLLDLTNHYRQRLEEAIQEAVKNVVFVLAYERYFSEQEYKQVIKRTERGSRAAGSTLLLNLVTEKEPRVLKLIWKCFVKMHHLLPELEELLKAMWEEGTGHFSIENYTFPHLTIQEFVAALAQFLTVDRGDITTLLIEAHGMADGRFEVFLRFVAGLSSPRTAWILEEFLGKFSHQTTGRVNDWVKKEVKRRARNTESVAGKQRLLNTLHYLFESQNPAVAQQALGSVETLSFRGLGLTPIDCTVLSHAIRPCDTINHLDLDSCHIQCEGLQRLGPALHKCQQLRLGLNDLGDSGVKLVSEALRNPDCKIQTLWLNNVGLTDSGAVDLASALSTNHTVTKLYLSGNKLGDSGVKLVSEALRNLDCKIQRLGLNSVGLTDSGAEDLASALSTNPSLTKLYLTHNSLTDRCVPALRRLILNLPRLERIRLVGNKFSPTGKKELRSLQEPRPGLSMDL; this is encoded by the exons ATGGCTGATGGAGCGGACCAGGGAGGagatccagtggccttgacaatgAGGACAAACGACG ctcctccaataTCTTCGATGATGGAGttcctggaaaggtgtgatgattcacagctgctggatttgacaaatcattaccgccagaggctggaagaggcgatTCAAGAGGCGGTGAAGAATGTTgtcttcgttctagcatacgagagatatttcagtgagcaagagtacaag CAAGTCATCAAACGCACAGAGAGAGGAAGCCGTGCGGCCGGTTCCACACTTCTCCTCAACCTGGTGACTGAGAAAGAGCCGCGGGTCCTTAAACTGATATGGAAATGCTTCGTAAAAATGCACCACCTGCTCCCCGAACTGGAGGAGTTGCTGAAAGCAatgtgggaagaaggtacaggacatTTTTCTATAGAGAAT tacaccttcccgcacctcaccatccaagagtttgtagccgcactcgcacaattcctgactgtagatcgcggggatatcacgacactcctcattgaagcccatggcatggcagacgggcgatttgaagtgtttctccgttttgtcgctggtctctcctccccacggacagcttggatcctggaggagtttctgggtaaaTTTTCTCATCAAACAACCGGCCGAGTGAATGACTGGGTGAAGAAGGAGGTTAAACGCCGGGCTAGAAACACAGAGAGTGTCGCTGGTAAACAGAGGCTCCTGAACACgctgcactacctgtttgagtctcagaatcctgCAGTGGCTCAGCAGgcactgggatctgtggaaacactttcattccgtggactgggactgaccccgattgactgtaCGGTCCTGTCTCATGCCATCAGGCCCTGTGACACAATCAACCACCTCGATCTGGATAGCTGCcacattcagtgtgaaggtctccagcggctgggaccggctctgcacaagtgtcagcaattgag actgggactcaacgacctgggagattccggagtgaaactggtgtctgaagctctgaggaacccggactgtaaaatacagacactgtg gctgaacaatgtcggtctcacagattctggagccgtggatctcgcctccgctctcagtacaaaccacaCGGTGACGAAGCTGTACCTGAGTGGGAATAAACTGGGAGATtctggagtgaaactggtgtctgaagCTCTGAGGAAcctggactgtaaaatacagagactggg gctgaacagtgtcggtctcacagattctggagccgaggatctcgcctccgctctcagtacaaacccctCACTGACGAAGCTGTACCTGACACacaactccctcacagaccgatgTGTCCCCGCTCTCCGCCGCCTCATACTGAACCTCCCGAGACTAGAGCGGATCcg GCTGGTGGGGAATAAGTTCAGTCCGACCGGGAAGAAGGAACTGAGGTCGCTGCAGGAACCCAGACCCGGACTGAGTATGGATCTGTGA